GTCTTGTAGAATATCATATCAATAAAGGCGGTGACGTCACAGTACAATGCATAGAAAAAAAAGAGCCTCAAGAAAAACTCGGCGTCATGGCACGTAACGGCGACGATACCGTCGTCGTAGAATATACCGAGCTTTCCGAAGACGAAAAAACAGCGACAAATACCTCCGGCGAGCTCCTTTATGGGTTGGGGCACATAGGAATATATTGTCTTAACATGGACTTTGTCGAGAAGGTAGCGACACATAAAACCCCTATGCCTCTACACCTTGCATATAAGAATGTTAAAAAAATCGACGGCGATACCATGGCATGGAAATTCGAAGCGTTTATCTTCGACATCCTTCAGTACGCAGAAAATGTTAACGTCGTACTTTATCCACGCGATAAATGCTTCGCGCCGCTTAAGAATAAAGACGGCGATGACAGCATAAAAACTGTTCATGAAGCATTACAGCATTATGACTCTGCAGCATTTAAAGAGCTCTTCGGCAGAGAAACAACGGTGCCGACAGAACTTTCGCAGGAGTTCCACTACCCGACACAACGCCTTATCGACGCATGCCGAGAAAGCGACGTCGCCGGAGGGTATATCGAGGAAAGAAGTATAATATCGAGGGAAAAATAATGAAAATTATCACAGCACAAGAGATGGGACGCATAGAAAAAATGGCGTATGATGATGGCGCCAAAGAAAAAACGTTCATGAAAAATGCAGGGACTGGCGTAGCACAAGAAGTGCAGCAGTATGTCTTCGACGGACATCTTAAGAAAAACGTTACGATAGTATGTGGTAAGGGCAACAACGCTGGCGATGCATATGTCGCAGCGATAATTTTTAAACGCAAAAAATATGCCGTGAAAGTCTTACAGCTTTTCCCCATAGAAGAATGCTCGCCGCTACTGAAAGAAAATTATCACGGTTTTATCAAAGAAAAAGGTCATGTTACCTTCGTCGAAGATGTCAGCGATATTACCTTCGACGATGAAACCGTCATTATCGACGGCATCCTCGGAACGGGCTTCCACGGCAACGTCGAAGGCTTCCTCGATGCAGTAATAACAAAGATCAACAACTCAAAACTTCCCGTCATCGCCATCGATATGCCTTCAGGATTAAATGGCACGACAGGAGAAGCCGGCGATACTGCAATACGCGCCACCAAGACGATATCCCTAGGACTTCCCAAAACAGGGTTTTTCATCAGCAACGGATGGGACTGCGTCGGAAAACTACAACACGTTGACTTCGGCCTAGAACAAAAATATATCGAAGAAGCCGACAGCACACTATCGATGCTTGTCGAAGATGATATGAAGCCCCTTATGCCAGAAATTATACCATCACGAAACAAATACCAGGCAGGGTATGTCGTAGGGATAGCAGGGTCGCCAGGGATGGCAGGGGCCGCGATGCTCGCCGGAGAAGCTTCACTACGCGGAGGTGCAGGGATAACGCGCGTCTTCCACCCAAAAGGCATGGAAGCCGAGATGGCAGAAGCACCATACGAGCTGATAACACAAAGCTACACAAACAATGACATAAACACTGTCGCAGAAGCCCTTAACAAAGCCTCTGCAGTGTTCGTAGGGCCAGGAATAGGAAAACAGCCCGCAACGAAAGAGTTCTTAAAAGAAATTATCCGCGAAATAAAAAAGCCGTGCGTCTTCGATGCCGATGCCCTTAATATCATCGCAGAAGATAACACTATACAAATACCAAAAGGCGCAATACTGACCCCACACGTCGGTGAGATGTGTAGGCTCCTCGGAAAAGAAAATACCAAAACCATCGACGAAGACTTCCTAGAACAATGCCAGAAATATAGCGACGACAAAAACATCACAGTAATACTAAAAGGTGGACCGACATTCATATTCCACCCCGAAACAACGCCCGTCGTCAATACCTTCGGAGACCCGGGAATGGCCACTGCCGGCAGCGGCGACGCCCTCACAGGCCTTGTAGCAGCACTGCTAGCACAAAAACTAAAACCATACGACGCCGCACGACTAGCAGTATACCTCCACTCCTACGCAGGAGAATGCGCAGCACAAGACCTTACATCATACTGCATGACAGCCTCAGACATAATAGAATACTTCCCCGAAGCCTTCAGCATAGCGTAATGGCGGAGCTCCGTACCCTTTTTTGTAGCGCATAGGAATAGCGTATAGCGTATAGATTTTACTTATCCGTTAAACGTTATAACTATCCGCTATAAAAAAACGAGGGTGATGAAAAAACACAGCTATAATCTATTTAACTGATGTTACGCGAAAATTCTTGTTAGAGAGAGAAAAAGATAAAACTCTTTATATTGTGGGTGTTGCGCAAGGTAAGTGATAGGCATAAAGATAATATAAAAATCCGGAATATAATACCACGGAGCCACGGAGTTCACGGAGTAGGAGGAAAAGAAGATGGGGAATTGGCTATGGGTTTCACCCCTAGAACCCCGAGGGTTTTTTAAAAAAGTTCATAGACCAAAAATGGGGGTTCGGGGGTGTCCCCTGACAATATTTTTTTCTCTTTGAAGCTTCTCTCCGTGTCCTCCGTGCCTCCGTGGTAGGAAATCTTATTTCGAAATTCCTTCATAATAGTGCTTATTCCGCAAGTTCAGCTAATACACTCTTCAAATCATTGTCATATTCCGTTTCCGACATTTCAGCCCAACTACGACCATCTTCGTCATAATTAATAGAGCCATCAAGAGATTCTGTGAAGCCTGGTTCTTCAGGCACATGAATATTCACAATAGAATCATTAAAAATTCTGTCAAAATAAAGTATTGCTATTGTGGTTGCTTTAGTTGATTTTTCTGCTGAACGCATTTTGCTAAAAATCAAGTTGGCTAGAGTGCTTATACTTCTGATTGGAATTTCTTCTTGTGCATATTCGTAAAACAAAGCTGCAGCGGTAGATAGAAAAGCCTTTCGGGCTTTGTTGGCACCGTCTTCTAGTGTCGGCAAATAACCTTGTTTAATAGGTAAATTTAGGTCTTCAGAAACCTCTAGTTCTTTTTCTAAATTGATGTATGTTACGCGACTGTCATGGAAGTTGGTTATTCGCATATCAGAAAGCACTTCAAAGTAAAGCGCGGAGATGAACGATATTCTTTCATCTGAGACTGTGCAAGAATTAAAGTGTACTTTGATTGCTTCACAGGCCGGATCTATGATTGAATCGTCTACTGAACCGTGTTCAATTGCACGTTTTAAGGGCACAAAATCAAATGGAATCATTTTCAGTTTTTCCTTCTTTAAAGACATCATTGCCACTAAATGTACGGTGGCAAATAAGCCTGTTTTTTTCTTGTTTACTCATTTTTTTAATCTCAAGTTCTCGTTTGGTGGCCTGAGACCGGTTTTTATGCTTTTCCTGAAAAACAACCTTTTTAGGAGCGTCAGAACGGAAAAATTTTGCTCCTTTAGAACCAAAGTGTTCCTGGAAACGTCTACTTATGTCTGTAGTTATTCCTGTATATAGCCGACCCAAAACAGTTTCGATAATATATACGGTCCATTCATTTTCTTCACTCATAAATAAACGCCTTTTATGTTGTGAAAAATCCTATTCCTGTCTCCGAACTCCGAACTCCGAACCCTGAACTCCGAACTACGCAGCATAGCTGCGTTTGCTGCATTATTCCAGCGGATCAATATAACCGTCGATGATGCCTTTGATGATATTTTCCGTTGTCCTTTCCGTCTCTTCGGAAGGTCCGACCATCTCGTTGAAAACAGTTTTGATGCCACCGTTTCTGTAGTTTAGGATATAACGCTTCTCACCAAAAGCACCTTCCCTCGTAAGAGATATCATATCGTTGAGAATAGCATCCCAGGAATATACCTGCGAAGCAATGACGTTGTTTGGAGAGATTGCGCTATTGTCGATTTCAGCGCCAAGCCAGAAAATGTCATTGGACTCTGCAACATAAAGAGCCCCTAACGCCTGCGGAGATATCCCAGAAAGTACCTGCGCGCCGCTGAGGAGCAGCATGCTGGCAGGCTCTGCAGAATAGTCAGGATACCACGGCGACTGTATATAGTTGGCAGTAAAGCTGCTGCCTGGAGATGCAGAGAGAAGGCCATTGTATAAGCCTCGAGAATACCTGTCGTTATAAAGAGAAATATCGTCTTCGGTGGTGATAAGACCCAAAGAAGCAAAGTCAAAAGAAAGGCCCGCGATGATGCCATTGACATATCCCGCCTCTTCAGAAGCTACAGAGTAGAAGAAAATGTTGTCGAAGGAAAGAAAGTCGTCGCCATCATCGAAATATGGTACCGCAAAGCGTGTGTCAGGGAAATCGGTAGAGATGCTGAGAATAGCTTCTTTGTATATATCACTATGAGCGATGACAAGGTCGTAGCCCTTTTCGGCATATTTTGCGATGACCCTCTTCGCAGTCTCAAGGTTTAATACCTTCTCAACAACAGAAAATTTGTCGATAGAAGAACTCTTGCCGCTATATCGTATGCGACGCAATGGCGCATATATCGACTGACTCCACGAATCGTCATCCCTCCTAGAAGGAAGAACAAGGGCGACCTTGAATTCTTCGGTGTCCTGAGGACGTACGACTTCTACAGCATCAGCAGAAGATTTTTTGCTCTTGCCTTTAACATCACTCCACGGCCACGAGAAACTCGACAGCGTAATAACAAGAGCGATAAGAACAAACGAGAGAGATAGCGAAAAATACCTTTTCATTGCAACACTTCCATACTAGATAACATAATAACATACTACGAAAGAAAAGATATTTAGTAAAGAACGCTTCTTTATTTACGCACAGCTTTTTTCTTCTTGGGAGCTGCTTTACGTACAGGACGCTTAGCAATAAGCTTGGGATCTTGAAGGCGTAAGAAAAAAAGACGGTAGAAAATACGTAAAAAACGTCGAGGAGCATTGATGATTTTGTTGTGGCGAGAAAAGAAATCTTTGGTGAAAGGCGTAACAGTACTATTCCATAACACGTGAAGAGGCTTGGGATCGGAAGATTCTGTGTCTTCATGATTTTCAACCTTAAGGGGAGGAGCATCAGCATGACGAGACATGCTGTCACGGACTTCAGTAAGACCGCCGGCAGGAGGACGCTGAGGTTGCTGACCTTGTGGTCCTGATGGATATTGTCGTGGCTGCATAGTTTAACTCTCTTACTATAAAGGTAATAAAAACATAATAGAAAGGATTTTAACAGTAAATAATCTTATTGTCAACCATAATATCCTTTATACCAGTCAACAAACTTCGCAACGCCATCTTCTAGTGAAATCTTGGGCTCGAAGCCCAAAAGTTCAGTGCTATGCTCAATATCGGCGTACGTTCGGAGTACGTCACCATCCTGCATAGGCATATAATTTTTCTTCGCAGGGATATCTAGGCTTTTTTCTATTATAGCGATAAAATCTTCGAGCTTTTCAGGCTTATTATTTCCGAGGTTGAAAACCTCACATCCTGCGCCGAGGTCTATAGCAGCGGCGACACCATTAACGATGTCGTCGACATATGTGAAGTCTCGACTTAGTTTCCCGTTGTTATATACGTCGATAGGTGTCCCTTCCAAGATCTTCTTTACGAAAAGAAAACATGCCATATCGGGACGTCCCCACGGACCATATACCGTAAAAAAACGCAGCCCCGTTACAGGAATCCCAAAAAGATGATGATATGCGTGGGCCATCAATTCGTTAGATTTTTTTGTCGCGCCATAGAGGCTTACCGGGGTTTCGGTGACATCATCGACAGAAAACGGAACCTTTTCATTGAGGCCATATATCGACGACGATGATGCATAGATGAAAGGTATAGAGCTTCTTTCTCGCAGAACCTCCATCATAGTGACGAAACCTTCGATGTTCGACGTTATATACGCTTGAGGGTTTTCTAAAGAATAACGTACCCCTGCCTGCGCGGCGAGGTGTAAGACGTGGGTGATGGCGTTGTCATCAATGACAGAGGCTACAGACTTGCCGTCGCAGATATCGCCTTCGATGACAGTGATGCCTTCATCTTCCAAAACCTTTGCCCTGTCACGCTTTAAAGTCGGGTCGTAGTAGTCGTTGAAATTGTCGTATCCGACAACGAAATCGCCACGGTTTTTATGGTGTCGTGCACAGTGGAAGCCTATAAAACCTGCGGCTCCTGTTACTAATATACGTTTCATAGCGTCGCCTTCCATTGGTGGAGGATTATAGACTCAAGGTCAGGGAATTCGGGCTTCCAGCCCAGCTCTTTCTGCGCCTTCTTGGCAGAAGCAACAAGGACGTCAGGATCTCCAGCACGGCGCTCGCCTTCGATGACGGTGAAGTTTACTCCAGTGACTTTCTTGGCAGTATCGATGACGTCGCTGACACTATAGCCGTCGCCATTGCCGAGGTTGTACTGTGATGATGTGGCATCATCGACGAGAAGCTTCTCAAGGGCGGAAATGTGTGCAGAGGCAAGGTCGTGGATGTGTATGTAGTCGCGGACACACGTTCCGTCGATAGTGTCGTAGTCGGTGCCGAAGATCGTGACAGGAGACTCCTTTTCGATGGCATTGAGTATGACGGGAATAATGTTAGTGCTATTAATATTATAGTTTTTATGCTCGCCAGAAGGGTCGCCGCCAGCAGCGTTGAAATATCGTAAACAACACGATTTCATACCATAGGCGATGTCATAGTCACCGAGGATCTTTTCTATCATAAGCTTTGTTCTGCCATAAGGATTGATAGGAAGGACGCGGTGTTCTTCGTCGATGAGATCTTTTTCTGGAGAACCGAATATCGCTGCAGATGACGAGAATAAGAAACGTTTCACACCATAGTCGACCATAGTGTCAAGAAGAGCCAAGGTATTGACGACATTGTTGTGGTAGTATTTCCCTGGGTCTTTGACAGACTCCCCAACAGCGGTATGCGCCGCGAAATGCATGACGGCGTCGATGTCATTGTCTTCGAAAACCTTCTTCAGCGTAGCAGTGTCGCCGAGATCTCCGACGATAAGAGTACCAACATTGACGGCGTCTTTGTTGCCAGTACTAAGGTTGTCAAGGACGATAGTTTCAAAACCTTTCTTGTTCATCATAAGGTTGACGTACGAGCCGATATATCCAGCACCACCGACGATTAAAATAGCCATAATTATGCCCCTCTCATATTTAAGATCTCTAAGATTGTGGCTTAAAACGTCACAAATGTCAATGTTAGAGCTTGCATCGCAGAAGAACTATTGGTATTCTAGCAAGATATTCTTACTAAAAACCTGGGGCTTACCATGAAATTATCGATATTCGTACCAATATACAACGAAGAAGACAACATTCCCTTGTTGTATAAATCATTGCATGACGTCCTTGAAAACCTCGAGCATGACTACGAAGTTATCCTTGTCAACGACGGCTCTTCCGACAACAGCAAAGCGCTTCTCGATGAGCTCGCCGAAAAGGACAAGCACATCAAAGTTATACACTTCCGCCGCAACTACGGGCAGACGGCAGCGATGATGGCGGGAATTGACTACGCCACCGGTGACGTCCTTATCCCTATGGACGGCGATCTACAAAACGACCCCGCTGACATACCAAAACTTCTCGCTAAGCTCGACGAAGGATATGACGTCGTCTCAGGATGGAGAAAAAATCGTAAAGATAACGGTATCATGCGTATATTGCCGAGCAGGATAGCAAACTGGCTGGTATCGAAGATATCTGGAGTGAAACTTCATGATACAGGATGCTCGCTTAAAGCATACCGACGTGATGTCATCAAAGGCGTAAAATTATATGGCGAGATGCACAGATTCATACCAATATACGCCACATTGGAAGGCGCTAAGGTCGCAGAGGTCGTCGTCAACCACAGACCTCGTATCCATGGCGTCTCGGAATATGGCATAGAAAGAACCTTCAAAGTTATCCTCGACCTTATCGTCGTGAACTTCTTAGCGAAATATTCGCAGAAACCAATATACGTCTTCGGGGGTGGCGGGCTGGTGAGCTTTGGGCTTTCTTTCATCTCGTTTGTAGGGATGCTTTTCTATAAATTTGGACTTGGAGTGTCTTTCAGCAGAACACCATTGCCTATAGTGACGGTAGCTTTTGGTCTTATGGGCTTCATGGCGATATTTATAG
This Waddliaceae bacterium DNA region includes the following protein-coding sequences:
- a CDS encoding NAD-dependent epimerase/dehydratase family protein: MEGDAMKRILVTGAAGFIGFHCARHHKNRGDFVVGYDNFNDYYDPTLKRDRAKVLEDEGITVIEGDICDGKSVASVIDDNAITHVLHLAAQAGVRYSLENPQAYITSNIEGFVTMMEVLRERSSIPFIYASSSSIYGLNEKVPFSVDDVTETPVSLYGATKKSNELMAHAYHHLFGIPVTGLRFFTVYGPWGRPDMACFLFVKKILEGTPIDVYNNGKLSRDFTYVDDIVNGVAAAIDLGAGCEVFNLGNNKPEKLEDFIAIIEKSLDIPAKKNYMPMQDGDVLRTYADIEHSTELLGFEPKISLEDGVAKFVDWYKGYYG
- a CDS encoding NAD(P)H-hydrate dehydratase is translated as MKIITAQEMGRIEKMAYDDGAKEKTFMKNAGTGVAQEVQQYVFDGHLKKNVTIVCGKGNNAGDAYVAAIIFKRKKYAVKVLQLFPIEECSPLLKENYHGFIKEKGHVTFVEDVSDITFDDETVIIDGILGTGFHGNVEGFLDAVITKINNSKLPVIAIDMPSGLNGTTGEAGDTAIRATKTISLGLPKTGFFISNGWDCVGKLQHVDFGLEQKYIEEADSTLSMLVEDDMKPLMPEIIPSRNKYQAGYVVGIAGSPGMAGAAMLAGEASLRGGAGITRVFHPKGMEAEMAEAPYELITQSYTNNDINTVAEALNKASAVFVGPGIGKQPATKEFLKEIIREIKKPCVFDADALNIIAEDNTIQIPKGAILTPHVGEMCRLLGKENTKTIDEDFLEQCQKYSDDKNITVILKGGPTFIFHPETTPVVNTFGDPGMATAGSGDALTGLVAALLAQKLKPYDAARLAVYLHSYAGECAAQDLTSYCMTASDIIEYFPEAFSIA
- the galE gene encoding UDP-glucose 4-epimerase GalE — encoded protein: MAILIVGGAGYIGSYVNLMMNKKGFETIVLDNLSTGNKDAVNVGTLIVGDLGDTATLKKVFEDNDIDAVMHFAAHTAVGESVKDPGKYYHNNVVNTLALLDTMVDYGVKRFLFSSSAAIFGSPEKDLIDEEHRVLPINPYGRTKLMIEKILGDYDIAYGMKSCCLRYFNAAGGDPSGEHKNYNINSTNIIPVILNAIEKESPVTIFGTDYDTIDGTCVRDYIHIHDLASAHISALEKLLVDDATSSQYNLGNGDGYSVSDVIDTAKKVTGVNFTVIEGERRAGDPDVLVASAKKAQKELGWKPEFPDLESIILHQWKATL
- a CDS encoding BMP family ABC transporter substrate-binding protein, translated to MKRYFSLSLSFVLIALVITLSSFSWPWSDVKGKSKKSSADAVEVVRPQDTEEFKVALVLPSRRDDDSWSQSIYAPLRRIRYSGKSSSIDKFSVVEKVLNLETAKRVIAKYAEKGYDLVIAHSDIYKEAILSISTDFPDTRFAVPYFDDGDDFLSFDNIFFYSVASEEAGYVNGIIAGLSFDFASLGLITTEDDISLYNDRYSRGLYNGLLSASPGSSFTANYIQSPWYPDYSAEPASMLLLSGAQVLSGISPQALGALYVAESNDIFWLGAEIDNSAISPNNVIASQVYSWDAILNDMISLTREGAFGEKRYILNYRNGGIKTVFNEMVGPSEETERTTENIIKGIIDGYIDPLE
- a CDS encoding GIY-YIG nuclease family protein, translated to MSEENEWTVYIIETVLGRLYTGITTDISRRFQEHFGSKGAKFFRSDAPKKVVFQEKHKNRSQATKRELEIKKMSKQEKNRLICHRTFSGNDVFKEGKTENDSI
- a CDS encoding glycosyltransferase family 2 protein; protein product: MKLSIFVPIYNEEDNIPLLYKSLHDVLENLEHDYEVILVNDGSSDNSKALLDELAEKDKHIKVIHFRRNYGQTAAMMAGIDYATGDVLIPMDGDLQNDPADIPKLLAKLDEGYDVVSGWRKNRKDNGIMRILPSRIANWLVSKISGVKLHDTGCSLKAYRRDVIKGVKLYGEMHRFIPIYATLEGAKVAEVVVNHRPRIHGVSEYGIERTFKVILDLIVVNFLAKYSQKPIYVFGGGGLVSFGLSFISFVGMLFYKFGLGVSFSRTPLPIVTVAFGLMGFMAIFIGILSEILMRTYYESQNKSVYTVDEHHNVE